The genomic interval AAGTGAAAAGTTTGATTCATTGGCCTCCTGAAAAATACCTGAATATTTATGTGTGTCTCGATGCTGCTGGCTTAGCTGGGCATGCATTGATGCCTGCAGCTGCAGATACAATTCCTCAATGGGATGGAATTGTTATGCGTCATGATTATGTAGGAACTATTGGCACCTCGGATTATTTCAGAAGAACGGTTCTTTCTCATGAAATAGGCCATTACTTGAATCTATACCACATTTGGGGCGGAAATAACGTTCCTAATTTTTATTACTTACCTGTTGGAAGTGCAGGTAACTGCGCTTATGATGATGAGGTGATGGACACACCGAATACAATTGGTTGGTCTTCCTGCAACTTAAATGCAAATTCCTGTAGTACCTTAGATAATGTTCAGAATTACATGGATTATGCGTATTGTGCATTGATGTTTACAGAAGGACAAAAGGTACGTATGCACGCAGCATTGAATTCCCCCGTAGCTCAAAGAAATAATTTGTGGTCGACTACAAATCTGGCCGCAACAGGAACTAATGATTTAGTGAATCAATTGTGTGAGGTGAAATTCGAATCAAGTAAACAAATAGTTTGTCAGGGAGAAACAGTTTTGTTTAATGACGTTTCGTCTCATGGAGTAACAAGCCGAATTTGGAGTTTTGAATCTGGAACTGTGGCTGGTTCTTCTTCCAATGATACAGCATTTGTCCTATTTAATCAAGTTGGTAGCTTTGATGTTGTTTTGAAAGTTAGCAATGGAGTAGACACCTTAGAACGTGTATTCACTGATTATATAAAAGTAATTCCAGCCCAAGGTTTTGCTCACGGAATAACTGAAGGATTTGAAGATGATTTAACGACATTTTCAGATAAGTGGAATGTGATAGATGTCGGTCAGGCAAGCAATTGGGAAATAACTAACACAGGCTTCCAAAGTAATCAATGTGCTAAGATCAATAATTTTGACGGAGGTTCAAACATGGGGTATGAGTTCTTCTCTGATCCAATGGATCTATCTGGATTTACCAGTTTAGCTGTTGCTTTTGATTGGGCTTTTGCACAACGAACAGTAAATAATGCGGATTTGCTTCAGATTTTCCTCTCAAATGATTGTGGTGTTACATGGCAGGTCAAAAAAACGTATTCGGGTTTAAACTCTCTGAAATCCGTTAATCAGTTATGGACTTTACCATTTACTCCTGCTTCATTGAGTGAGTGGGCTAGTGATACAGCAATCATTAATAATGCTGCCAACTTCACAAATCACACTCAATTGAAATTTCGTTTTGAATCGAAAGGAGGAAATAATTTCTTTTTGGATAACATTCGAATTGGCAAATTAAATGAATTGGGACTACACGAAGTGGGCTCTGAAAACATGCTGGAGGTTTATCCAAATCCAGTTGAAAAAGCAGGATTTGCAACGGTAAAATGGAATGAACAATTGTCTCCAAATGCAATTGAATTGGTAGATGCGCAAGGAAGGGTTGTCTACGAAACGAGCGATGTTGGAGAATCTAATTCCAATCAAATTCCTTTGAAAGAATTAGATTCCGGGTATTATTTTGTGAGGGTAAATGGAATCCAAGGCATTCATTCAGTACCTTTGATATTGAAATAAGTTAAAGGAATAATTGAGTTGTCAGAGCAGTTTTCACTAATATTTTTCTCTTACACAGTGGATTGTTGAAAAACTTTATTATCTTTGCCCTCCAAATTAAAATTTAAAAAATACTGTTATGTACGCAATTGTAGAAATAGCAGGGCAGCAATTTAAAGTGCAAAAAGACCAAAAAATCTTTGTACACCGTTTAGACGCTGAGGCAGGATCAAAAATCGAATTTGATCGTGTTTTATTGGTAGACAATGGTGGGAAAGTTAGTATTGGCGCCCCAGCTATAGCAGGAGCCTTGGTTACTGCTCAAGTAAATGATCACGTTAAAGGTGATACGGTTATCATTTTCCGCAAAAAACGCAGAAAAGGATATGTGAAAAGAAACGGACACCGTCAATCTTTTACACAAATTACAATTACAGGTATTAAAGGGTAATTCATTCAGTTCATCAGCTGATGAACGGATAAAAAATTAGAAAAGATGGCACATAAAAAAGGAGTCGGTAGTTCCAAAAACGGTCGCGAATCACATAGCAAACGTCTAGGAGTGAAAATTTTTGGTGGACAAGCTGCAATCGCTGGGAACATTATCGTTCGTCAACGCGGAACTGCGCACCACCCAGGAGTTAATGTTGGAATTGGAAAAGACCACACATTATACGCAATGACTGACGGAACAGTTGAGTTCCGTAAGAAAAGAGATAATCGTTCGTTTGTATCGGTAGTTCCATTTGAAACTACGGAAGCTTAATCGAATAAAATACATTTTTGATAAAGGCGAATTCCGATAGTTTCGGAATTCGCCTTTTTACGTTTTAATTTACCATCCCGATAACTATTGGGGCCATAAATTCAACTTGTTTATGTTAGAAATGACCAAAATCCGCGCTGAACGTGATGAAATTATCACTGCTTTGAAAAAGCGCAACATCGATGTTACGGAAACAATTGATGCAATTATTGAAAAAGATCAACAATGGCGCGCTGCGAAAACGTCCATGGAATCTATTGCTTCTGAATTGAATAAGATAGCAAAGGAAATAGGTGAATTCTTTAAAACTGGTAAAACTGCAGAAGCTGAAGCGGCAAAAGCAAAAACTGCAGATTTAAAGCAAGATGAGCAGCAGTTGAAAACACAGGTAGATACGCTTGAAAATGACATCACGCAGTTACTTTATCAAATTCCAAACGTTCCGAACACTTTGGTTGTTGCTGGAAAAAATGAAGAAGATAACGAAACAATTGAAGTAGTTGGCGAGCCAGCAGTATTGCACAACAAGGCAGTTCCTCATTGGGAATTAACTAAGAAGTTTGATTTGATTGATTTCGAATTAGGAGTTAAAATTACAGGTGCAGGTTTCCCTGTTTACAGAGGGAAAGGTGCAAAATTGCAACGCGCATTGATTCAGTTTTTCTTGGACGAAGCAGAGAAAGCAGGTTACGAAGAATTCATCGTTCCTCACGTTGTGAATGAAGCAAGTGCTTATGGTACAGGTCAACTTCCAGATAAAGAA from Fluviicola taffensis DSM 16823 carries:
- a CDS encoding M43 family zinc metalloprotease; this translates as MKGILLFVASLTLSSGFAQSLLHCGSDEMESKLFQEHPEYQQAFLRSKKKLESFTKQFQENPTKSGATYIIPVVFHIIHNNGTENIDDSQIFDAVKQVNLQYRKLNPDTNQIVAAFQSIAADAQIEIRLAQIDPDGNCTSGITRTVSSLTYPGDHQVKSLIHWPPEKYLNIYVCLDAAGLAGHALMPAAADTIPQWDGIVMRHDYVGTIGTSDYFRRTVLSHEIGHYLNLYHIWGGNNVPNFYYLPVGSAGNCAYDDEVMDTPNTIGWSSCNLNANSCSTLDNVQNYMDYAYCALMFTEGQKVRMHAALNSPVAQRNNLWSTTNLAATGTNDLVNQLCEVKFESSKQIVCQGETVLFNDVSSHGVTSRIWSFESGTVAGSSSNDTAFVLFNQVGSFDVVLKVSNGVDTLERVFTDYIKVIPAQGFAHGITEGFEDDLTTFSDKWNVIDVGQASNWEITNTGFQSNQCAKINNFDGGSNMGYEFFSDPMDLSGFTSLAVAFDWAFAQRTVNNADLLQIFLSNDCGVTWQVKKTYSGLNSLKSVNQLWTLPFTPASLSEWASDTAIINNAANFTNHTQLKFRFESKGGNNFFLDNIRIGKLNELGLHEVGSENMLEVYPNPVEKAGFATVKWNEQLSPNAIELVDAQGRVVYETSDVGESNSNQIPLKELDSGYYFVRVNGIQGIHSVPLILK
- the rplU gene encoding 50S ribosomal protein L21, encoding MYAIVEIAGQQFKVQKDQKIFVHRLDAEAGSKIEFDRVLLVDNGGKVSIGAPAIAGALVTAQVNDHVKGDTVIIFRKKRRKGYVKRNGHRQSFTQITITGIKG
- the serS gene encoding serine--tRNA ligase — translated: MLEMTKIRAERDEIITALKKRNIDVTETIDAIIEKDQQWRAAKTSMESIASELNKIAKEIGEFFKTGKTAEAEAAKAKTADLKQDEQQLKTQVDTLENDITQLLYQIPNVPNTLVVAGKNEEDNETIEVVGEPAVLHNKAVPHWELTKKFDLIDFELGVKITGAGFPVYRGKGAKLQRALIQFFLDEAEKAGYEEFIVPHVVNEASAYGTGQLPDKEGQMYYMPVDELYMIPTSEVPLTNVYRDVVLPDENFSIKMTSYTPCFRREAGSYGAHVRGLNRLHQFDKVEIVRIEHPKNTDRALTEMVNHVKGLLEKLGLHYRILRLCGGDTGFASAMTYDFEVFSAAQEKWLEVSSCSRFDTFQANRLKLRFKGSDKKNHLAHTLNGSALALPRIMASIMENYQTLDGIEIPEVLHKYTGFTRID
- the rpmA gene encoding 50S ribosomal protein L27, with translation MAHKKGVGSSKNGRESHSKRLGVKIFGGQAAIAGNIIVRQRGTAHHPGVNVGIGKDHTLYAMTDGTVEFRKKRDNRSFVSVVPFETTEA